From the Euphorbia lathyris chromosome 6, ddEupLath1.1, whole genome shotgun sequence genome, one window contains:
- the LOC136233113 gene encoding sodium/calcium exchanger NCL-like, producing the protein MAVRLHLRTIIIIISLLLLVKIHGHRIRSATSNHQEISVVDHLEINSSILSLKPLNCTQHACIHYYGFLPCATNIPGYIFQIVILEYLLLVGDKILTKGRQQLFSLFGVGIYGATLFRLLQVLPNIALVLASGLAKDSEAAKVTIENGVGSLAGSTVFYLTLQWGICVLLGISSSAEQHQSTTSSAPISKLLLLKHKLSRLKENGVETDKYTRYTAGIMLLSLLPLILVELASSFKCQPWGHIIILTMLSAALVIFSVFQSRHKWIQERSLEYSRDQLLLAGFLGHLQTFAKTRLVNDQGKPDVSCLRRAFVKIDKDGNQDLSQTELREFLQNMDSENLGFGQDAAIDELMKHFDQDSNKKITLDEFVHGIQRFIDDAKKIVVDKHESSRKYLPWLHQIIKPGNQKTEEEESIDIEKQLSKMLKTQQLAGLLTDGKPDQDKIRSLFKESDTNKDGKITLHELKGMIMTKFKSANFDRDAMGDDMMRTLDKNKDNELQEDEFVEGITKGLSDGHDDSQLIAQCIEKEKRSIKKMSLRALTKAIFRVIIGIAIVTSLVLPLINNTQRLSESIGIPTFFVSFVVLPFAVNFKTAVANIFPASQKKENAASIMFSEIYGAVFMNNIMGLLTIIGLIWARGFAWEYSAEVLVMWVVGAIIGLIAYTNKTYSLWTCILAFSFYPLSLVLYYIIRYLVGWK; encoded by the exons ATGGCCGTACGCCTACACTTGCGCACTATCATTATCATCATCAGCCTGCTTCTACTTGTAAAAATCCATGGCCACAGAATTAGATCAGCAACCTCTAATCATCAAGAGATTTCAGTGGTGGATCACCTTGAAATTAACTCATCGATTCTAAGTTTAAAGCCCCTGAATTGCACACAACATGCATGTATTCACTACTATGGCTTCCTCCCCTGTGCAACCAACATTCCGGGCTACATATTCCAGATAGTTATACTTGAATACTTGCTTCTTGTTGGTGACAAAATACTAACGAAAGGTAGACAGCAGCTTTTCAGTCTCTTTGGTGTCGGAATCTATGGCGCCACTCTTTTCCGCCTCCTTCAAGTTCTACCTAATATTGCCTTGGTGCTTG CATCTGGACTTGCTAAGGACAGCGAAGCTGCGAAAGTAACAATCGAGAATGGAGTCGGTTCGCTTGCAGGATCTACTGTTTTTTACTTGACATTACAGTGGGGTATTTGTGTTCTTCTTGGTATTTCCTCCTCAGCTGAACAACATCAATCAACAACATCCTCAGCTCCAATTTCAAAGCTTCTGCTTCTTAAACATAAATTATCCCGTTTAAAAG AAAATGGGGTGGAAACAGACAAGTACACAAGATACACAGCAGGGATTATGCTTCTGTCTTTGCTTCCACTTATACTGGTTGAATTAGCAAGTAGCTTCAAGTGCCAGCCATGGGGCCATATTATAATTCTCACCATGCTATCTGCTGCACTTGTCATTTTCTCTGTCTTTCAG TCTCGACACAAGTGGATCCAAGAAAGAAGTTTGGAATATTCAAGGGATCAGCTTCTTCTTGCTGGATTTCTGGGTCATCTCCAAACCTTTGCTAAAACAAGGCTTgtcaatgaccaaggaaaacctGATGTCTCTTGCCTTAGAAGGGCATTTGTGAAAATAGACAAAGATGGAAACCAAGATCTATCACAGACTGAACTCAGAGAATTTCTGCAAAACATGGACTCTGAAAATCTGGGATTTGGTCAAGATGCTGCAATAGATGAACTCATGAAACACTTTGACCAAGacagtaataaaaaaattactctGGATGAGTTTGTCCACGGTATTCAACGATTTATTGATGATGCCAAAAAGATTGTTGTGGATAAGCATGAGTCTTCAAGAAAATATTTACCATGGTTACATCAA ATAATTAAACCAGGGAATCAAAAGACAGAGGAAGAAGAGTCAATTGACATTGAGAAGCAACTATCTAAAATGTTAAAGACTCAACAGCTTGCAGGCCTTCTTACTGATGGAAAACCTGATCAAGATAAGATAAGGAG TCTATTTAAGGAGTCTGACACCAATAAAGATGGAAAAATAACACTTCATGAACTAAAAGGAATGATAATGACCAAATTTAAAAGTGCAAACTTTGATCGTGATGCTATGGGGGACGACATGATGCGTACTCTcgacaaaaataaagataatgaGCTCCAGGAGGATGAATTTGTTGAAGGAATTACCAAAGGATTATCCGATGGTCATGACGATTCCCAGTTAATTGCTCAATGCATCGAG AAAGAGAAAAGAAGTATAAAGAAAATGTCACTGCGTGCTCTGACAAAAGCAATATTTCGGGTGATTATTGGAATAGCAATTGTGACGTCTCTTGTGTTGCCTTTGATAAATAACACACAACGCTTATCAGAAAGCATAGGCATCCCTACTTTCTTCGTTTCGTTTGTGGTACTTCCATTCGCCGTTAACTTCAAAACCGCAGTTGCAAACATCTTTCCGGCAagtcaaaagaaagaaaatgctGCATCAATCATGTTTTCAGAG ATCTATGGAGCAGTATTTATGAACAACATTATGGGTCTATTGACCATAATAGGACTGATTTGGGCAAGAGGTTTTGCTTGGGAATATTCAGCAGAAGTGCTAGTAATGTGGGTGGTTGGTGCTATAATAGGCCTAATTGCCTATACCAATAAAACTTACTCATTGTGGACTTGTATCTTAGCTTTTTCTTTCTATCCTTTGTCTCTTGTGCTCTACTACATAATTCGTTACCTTGTGGGCTGGAAATAG